Proteins encoded by one window of Superficieibacter sp. HKU1:
- the ugpC gene encoding sn-glycerol-3-phosphate ABC transporter ATP-binding protein UgpC: MATIRLASVYKAYSAKQIVINDINLTINKGEFCVIVGPSGCGKSTLLRMIAGLEEISAGELYIDDKRMTEVPSSERGIAMVFQNYALYPHMTVEENMGFALKMAKMPENEIKQQVAAAAKSLQLEELLTRRPAALSGGQRQRVAIGRAIVRKPGAFLFDEPLSNLDAGLRAQMRLEIGRLHREFENIATIYVTHDQVEAMTLADKIVLLNSGENVNKYGSVAQIGSPMALYEHPRNKFTASFIGSPRMNFLSAQVTQIHADRVTVKLPRDEILTVRVNGAHLSPGENVTVGIRPEHITLTADAGENTLERNIHFIEQLGDATCLYLEEDITAKLTGYHQYQCYSTVRLHIPAHCCHLFDHNEQACPRLPA; the protein is encoded by the coding sequence ATGGCAACAATACGATTAGCGTCCGTATACAAAGCGTATTCGGCAAAACAGATCGTGATTAACGATATCAACCTGACCATTAATAAAGGTGAGTTTTGCGTCATTGTTGGCCCGTCCGGCTGCGGAAAATCCACCCTGCTCAGGATGATCGCCGGGCTGGAAGAGATCTCCGCAGGCGAATTGTATATTGATGATAAACGCATGACCGAAGTCCCCTCTTCCGAGAGGGGCATCGCGATGGTGTTTCAGAACTATGCGCTCTATCCCCATATGACCGTCGAGGAAAATATGGGGTTTGCCCTGAAGATGGCGAAAATGCCCGAGAATGAGATAAAGCAGCAGGTAGCCGCCGCGGCGAAATCCTTGCAGCTGGAGGAGCTGCTTACCCGCCGCCCCGCCGCCCTCTCCGGCGGACAACGGCAGCGCGTGGCGATCGGACGCGCTATCGTGCGCAAACCCGGAGCCTTTTTGTTTGATGAACCGCTCTCTAACCTGGATGCGGGTCTGCGTGCGCAAATGCGCCTTGAGATTGGCCGCCTGCATCGGGAATTTGAAAATATCGCCACCATCTATGTCACCCACGATCAGGTAGAGGCAATGACGCTGGCAGATAAAATCGTCCTGCTTAACAGCGGCGAAAACGTCAATAAATACGGCAGCGTAGCGCAGATTGGCTCGCCAATGGCGCTTTATGAACACCCGCGCAACAAATTTACCGCCAGCTTTATCGGCTCGCCGCGGATGAATTTCTTATCCGCCCAGGTGACCCAAATCCATGCCGATCGGGTGACTGTCAAACTCCCGCGGGATGAAATCCTGACGGTAAGGGTGAACGGCGCGCATTTATCGCCTGGTGAAAACGTCACGGTAGGCATCCGTCCGGAGCATATTACCCTGACGGCGGACGCGGGGGAGAATACCCTTGAGCGGAATATCCATTTTATCGAACAGCTTGGCGACGCTACCTGTCTGTATCTGGAAGAGGACATCACCGCGAAACTCACAGGCTATCACCAGTATCAGTGTTACAGCACCGTCAGACTGCACATCCCGGCGCACTGCTGTCATCTTTTCGACCATAACGAACAGGCGTGCCCTCGCCTGCCCGCATAA
- a CDS encoding carbohydrate ABC transporter permease: protein MSNDVVLQFNRKRNTLTGILFYAVNGLLVIGFLYPLACVFISSLKMPGDLVMTPPTWWPSIFTIDNFSELLLSNNSMTRSIMLSGIVSFLTVIGTVTLSTLAGYGFSRFTFRGKNVFFVIILLTMMIPFQPILTPLFIIITKMGLQNNIIGLVLVYITFQLPFSVFMMRNTFDSIPKEIDEAAQLDGCSPLKILFRVMPTMISPGIVTVIVTTFIAAWNEFLVALVFMTDSGNYTLPILLFTTSTGQYGTVNWGLLQASTTFTMLPCIIIFLFLQKHYVSGLTSGATKG from the coding sequence ATGAGCAACGACGTCGTTTTACAGTTTAACCGCAAGAGAAACACACTTACCGGGATCTTATTCTATGCGGTTAACGGCCTGTTAGTGATTGGCTTTCTGTATCCTTTAGCGTGCGTATTTATTTCGTCGTTGAAAATGCCTGGCGATCTGGTGATGACGCCACCGACATGGTGGCCGTCTATTTTCACTATCGATAATTTCAGTGAACTGTTGCTTTCCAATAACAGTATGACCCGCTCAATTATGCTTTCAGGGATAGTGTCATTTCTCACGGTGATCGGAACGGTGACCTTATCCACGCTGGCTGGCTACGGTTTCTCACGCTTTACCTTTCGCGGTAAGAATGTCTTTTTTGTCATCATCCTGTTAACGATGATGATCCCTTTTCAACCTATATTGACGCCGTTATTTATTATTATCACCAAAATGGGGCTGCAAAATAACATTATCGGGCTGGTGCTGGTTTATATCACCTTCCAGCTGCCGTTTAGCGTTTTTATGATGCGTAACACCTTTGACAGTATTCCCAAAGAAATAGACGAAGCGGCGCAACTTGACGGTTGCTCACCGCTAAAAATTCTTTTCCGGGTCATGCCGACCATGATTTCCCCGGGCATTGTCACGGTTATCGTCACCACGTTTATTGCCGCATGGAATGAGTTCCTGGTGGCGCTGGTATTTATGACCGACTCCGGGAACTACACCTTGCCGATTTTACTGTTTACCACCAGTACCGGGCAGTACGGCACCGTTAACTGGGGCTTACTTCAGGCCAGCACCACGTTCACCATGCTGCCCTGCATCATTATTTTCCTGTTTCTGCAAAAGCATTATGTCAGCGGATTAACCAGCGGTGCCACGAAAGGCTAA
- the ribE gene encoding 6,7-dimethyl-8-ribityllumazine synthase: MNIIEANVAAPDARVAITIARFNNFINDSLLDGAIDALKRIGQVEDENITVVWVPGAYELPLAAGALAKTGKYDAVVALGTVIRGGTAHFEYVAGGASNGLAHVAQESEIPVAFGVLTTESIEQAIERAGTKAGNKGAEAALTALEMINVLKAIKA; the protein is encoded by the coding sequence ATGAACATTATTGAAGCTAACGTTGCTGCCCCGGACGCTCGCGTCGCCATCACCATCGCGCGTTTTAACAATTTCATCAACGACAGTCTGCTGGACGGCGCGATTGACGCCCTTAAGCGTATTGGTCAGGTGGAAGACGAAAACATCACCGTTGTTTGGGTTCCAGGTGCTTACGAGCTGCCACTGGCGGCGGGCGCGCTGGCGAAAACCGGTAAATATGATGCTGTCGTGGCGCTTGGCACGGTGATCCGTGGCGGTACTGCCCACTTCGAATATGTGGCGGGCGGCGCAAGCAACGGTCTGGCACATGTCGCTCAGGAGAGCGAAATCCCGGTTGCGTTTGGCGTACTCACTACGGAAAGTATTGAGCAAGCCATTGAACGCGCGGGAACCAAAGCCGGTAATAAAGGTGCAGAAGCTGCACTCACCGCGCTCGAAATGATTAATGTATTGAAAGCCATCAAGGCCTGA
- a CDS encoding beta-L-arabinofuranosidase domain-containing protein — translation MKLNTVSAIPGTLSFINPGNIQPLGWLKRQLTLQAQGLSGQLEDVWPDVGENSGWLGGSGEHWERGPYYLDGLLPLAYCLHDEKLIKKTQKWIEWMLNSQDAGGWFGPRQNDDWWPRMVALKVLMQYADATSDPRVLPFMQRYFHYQLRHLPQRPLSDWGKARAADNVLTVLWAWKQLPDDEKLPELATLLLEQGNHWPDFILNHLPTGPVNYFSHFTHVVNVAMGMKYSAMHDDIHQQRERLTEIERCFNELDRHHGQAQGMFSGDEWLAGTAPEQGVELCAIVELMYSLENLLRIYGAAQFADRLERIAFNALPAGITADMMAHQYHQQPNQIAASVAQRNWTYSGDECNTFGLEPNFGCCTANYHQGWPKFCNSLFMRVGQDDLACMMYAPARAESGDWKVSLDTDYPFNTDLIFTVHSAPAGEKTLWLRLPQWSRGALITLNGNTLPDVNESGYLPLTRQWQTGDNVTVTFEREVMVEPRNHNAVSLYYGPLLMALTPGEIWEKIPGGAVTGDWEVRPRSTWNYALDVQPETGAEIFDIHYQPSGEKPFALTSAPLTLRASARRLPAWKLVDNSAGPVPNSPAYDAMSCPSTVTLVPYGCARIRIAEFPWVDGRQKQAEAH, via the coding sequence ATGAAGCTAAACACGGTATCTGCTATTCCTGGAACACTGTCATTTATTAATCCGGGTAATATTCAACCTCTTGGATGGCTGAAGCGTCAGTTAACATTGCAGGCGCAGGGCCTTTCCGGACAGCTGGAAGACGTCTGGCCCGATGTGGGCGAAAACAGCGGCTGGTTGGGCGGTAGCGGCGAGCACTGGGAGCGCGGCCCTTATTATCTGGACGGGCTGCTTCCGCTGGCGTACTGCCTGCATGACGAAAAGCTGATTAAAAAAACGCAGAAGTGGATTGAATGGATGCTCAATAGTCAGGATGCCGGGGGCTGGTTTGGTCCCCGGCAAAATGATGACTGGTGGCCGCGCATGGTAGCGCTGAAAGTATTGATGCAATACGCTGATGCCACCAGCGATCCCCGCGTTCTGCCTTTTATGCAGCGTTATTTTCATTACCAGCTGCGTCATCTGCCGCAGCGTCCGCTAAGCGACTGGGGAAAAGCACGCGCCGCCGATAATGTTCTGACGGTCTTGTGGGCCTGGAAACAGCTACCCGACGATGAAAAATTACCCGAACTTGCCACCCTTTTGCTGGAACAGGGAAATCACTGGCCTGACTTTATCCTCAACCATTTACCCACGGGCCCGGTGAATTATTTCTCGCATTTTACCCATGTTGTTAACGTGGCAATGGGGATGAAATATTCCGCCATGCATGATGATATTCATCAACAGCGCGAGCGGCTGACGGAAATTGAGCGCTGCTTTAACGAACTCGATCGCCACCATGGTCAGGCGCAGGGCATGTTCTCCGGCGACGAATGGCTGGCAGGCACCGCGCCGGAACAGGGCGTGGAGTTATGCGCGATTGTCGAGTTAATGTATTCGCTGGAAAATCTGCTACGAATTTACGGCGCTGCGCAGTTTGCCGATCGTCTCGAACGCATCGCGTTTAACGCCCTTCCTGCCGGGATCACGGCGGATATGATGGCGCACCAGTACCATCAACAGCCGAACCAAATTGCCGCCAGCGTTGCCCAGCGTAACTGGACCTATAGTGGCGATGAATGTAATACCTTCGGTCTGGAGCCTAACTTCGGTTGCTGCACCGCGAATTATCATCAGGGCTGGCCGAAATTCTGCAATAGCCTGTTTATGCGCGTTGGTCAGGACGATCTGGCCTGCATGATGTATGCTCCGGCACGCGCTGAATCAGGCGACTGGAAAGTGTCGCTGGATACTGATTATCCCTTCAACACCGATCTGATTTTTACGGTACATTCCGCCCCTGCCGGAGAGAAAACCCTGTGGCTACGCCTACCGCAATGGAGCCGCGGTGCGCTTATTACTCTCAACGGTAATACCCTGCCCGATGTGAATGAAAGCGGCTATTTGCCTCTTACCCGGCAGTGGCAGACCGGAGACAATGTGACCGTCACTTTTGAGCGTGAGGTCATGGTTGAGCCACGTAACCATAATGCGGTCAGCCTCTATTACGGTCCGCTGCTGATGGCGCTGACGCCCGGCGAAATCTGGGAAAAAATTCCCGGTGGGGCGGTAACCGGCGACTGGGAAGTGCGTCCACGTTCGACCTGGAACTATGCGCTGGACGTTCAACCGGAAACCGGCGCGGAGATTTTTGACATTCACTACCAGCCTTCTGGCGAAAAACCGTTCGCACTCACCAGTGCCCCGCTGACCTTACGCGCCAGCGCTCGTCGTCTGCCCGCCTGGAAACTCGTGGATAACTCAGCGGGACCGGTGCCGAACAGCCCGGCCTACGACGCAATGTCGTGCCCGTCGACGGTTACGCTGGTGCCTTACGGCTGCGCGCGTATTCGCATCGCTGAATTCCCGTGGGTTGACGGACGCCAGAAGCAAGCGGAAGCACATTAA
- the ribD gene encoding bifunctional diaminohydroxyphosphoribosylaminopyrimidine deaminase/5-amino-6-(5-phosphoribosylamino)uracil reductase RibD produces the protein MQDEIFMARALKLAQRGRFTTHPNPNVGCVIVKEGRIVGEGYHHRAGEPHAEVHALRMAGENARGATAYVTLEPCSHHGRTPPCCEALIAAGVARVVVAMQDPNPQVAGRGLYRLQQEGIEVSHGLMMNEAEALNKGFLKRMRTGFPYVQLKLGASLDGRTAMASGKSQWITSPQARRDVQRLRAQSHAILTSSATVLADDPQLNVRWEELSSDTQARYPQESLRQPVRVVVDSQNRVTPGHRIVQQAGETWFARTQDDARDWPQGVRTLKIPAHNGHLDLVVLLMQLGREQINSVWVEAGATLAGALLQAGLVDELVIYIAPTLLGNDARGLCVLPGLEKLAAAPHFKFNEIRQVGPDICLHLTNL, from the coding sequence ATGCAGGATGAAATTTTCATGGCGCGAGCGCTGAAGCTGGCGCAGCGCGGTCGTTTTACGACTCATCCCAACCCCAATGTGGGGTGTGTGATTGTGAAAGAAGGCCGGATTGTCGGTGAAGGTTATCATCACCGTGCCGGTGAGCCGCATGCAGAAGTTCACGCCCTGCGTATGGCGGGAGAGAATGCTCGCGGCGCGACGGCCTACGTTACGCTGGAACCCTGCAGCCATCACGGGCGCACGCCGCCGTGCTGCGAGGCGCTGATTGCCGCAGGTGTAGCGCGGGTCGTCGTCGCCATGCAGGACCCAAACCCGCAGGTCGCCGGGCGCGGGCTGTATCGCCTGCAGCAGGAAGGTATTGAGGTCAGCCACGGGCTGATGATGAATGAAGCCGAGGCGTTGAATAAAGGATTCCTTAAGCGGATGCGCACCGGTTTCCCGTATGTACAGCTTAAGCTGGGCGCATCGCTTGACGGAAGAACGGCGATGGCGAGCGGAAAAAGCCAGTGGATCACCTCCCCGCAAGCGCGACGCGACGTGCAGCGTCTGCGTGCGCAAAGTCATGCGATACTTACCAGCAGCGCGACGGTGCTGGCGGACGATCCGCAGCTTAACGTGCGCTGGGAGGAACTCTCCTCCGACACGCAAGCGCGTTATCCACAAGAAAGCCTGCGTCAGCCGGTCCGTGTCGTCGTGGACAGCCAAAACCGCGTCACGCCCGGGCATCGCATCGTACAGCAGGCGGGGGAAACCTGGTTTGCCCGCACTCAGGACGATGCGCGTGACTGGCCGCAGGGTGTTCGTACGCTGAAAATTCCGGCGCATAACGGGCATCTGGATTTGGTCGTTTTGCTGATGCAGCTGGGTCGTGAGCAGATTAACAGCGTATGGGTCGAAGCGGGCGCAACGCTTGCGGGCGCACTGCTTCAGGCCGGACTGGTCGATGAACTGGTGATCTATATTGCCCCTACACTGTTGGGCAACGATGCCCGCGGCCTGTGCGTTCTGCCAGGACTTGAGAAACTGGCCGCCGCGCCCCATTTTAAATTCAACGAGATACGTCAGGTTGGTCCGGATATTTGTTTGCATCTGACTAACCTGTAG
- a CDS encoding sugar ABC transporter permease: MSIQTEEYQPQRFQQWLQQKNAALSGLKFRKNNTKGFLGFLFILPVLIVVGLFFITPLIMTAWMSFYKWPLFGKTKFIGLTNYLNIIDDDIFWHALKFTFIYAIIITPLIFILSMVMASLVKENNKPGVAFFRSVYFLPTVIGFGAASIMWRWLLDPRYGLLNYLGVSLGLYDVPVIYQDSFNASFLVVIAMVLWKTAGFNMILLLVGLQGIDKDIYHAAQVDGATGWRRLRYITLPLMRRTFMLTLILSVSGSLLAFDQFYIITNGGPMDKTITSVFYIYNNSFIYGRMGYGAALSIVQLFILMVISILQIWFLRDKEGRA, from the coding sequence ATGTCTATACAAACAGAAGAATATCAGCCCCAGCGCTTTCAGCAATGGCTTCAACAAAAAAATGCTGCATTGTCCGGGCTGAAATTTCGTAAGAACAATACTAAGGGATTTCTGGGATTTTTGTTCATCCTGCCGGTACTGATCGTTGTAGGGCTGTTCTTTATTACTCCGCTCATTATGACCGCATGGATGTCTTTTTATAAATGGCCGCTGTTTGGCAAAACTAAATTCATTGGTCTGACAAATTATCTTAATATTATTGATGATGATATTTTCTGGCATGCATTAAAATTTACGTTTATCTATGCCATCATTATTACGCCGTTGATATTTATTCTGTCGATGGTCATGGCATCGCTGGTAAAAGAGAATAACAAGCCCGGCGTCGCGTTTTTTCGCAGCGTCTACTTTCTGCCTACGGTAATTGGTTTTGGCGCGGCCAGTATTATGTGGCGCTGGTTGCTCGACCCCCGCTACGGGCTGCTGAATTACCTCGGCGTCTCGCTGGGATTGTATGATGTACCGGTGATTTATCAGGATTCCTTTAATGCCAGCTTCCTGGTCGTTATAGCGATGGTGCTATGGAAAACTGCGGGTTTTAACATGATCCTGCTGCTGGTGGGCCTACAGGGAATAGATAAAGATATTTATCATGCGGCGCAGGTCGATGGCGCTACGGGCTGGCGGCGGCTACGCTACATCACGCTGCCGCTGATGCGGCGCACTTTTATGCTAACGCTGATCCTCTCGGTATCCGGCTCGCTGCTGGCTTTCGATCAGTTTTATATTATTACCAATGGCGGCCCGATGGATAAAACCATCACCAGCGTATTTTATATTTACAACAACTCCTTTATTTATGGCCGCATGGGTTATGGCGCTGCGTTATCCATTGTCCAGCTATTCATCTTAATGGTTATTAGCATTTTGCAAATCTGGTTCTTACGCGATAAAGAGGGACGGGCTTAA
- a CDS encoding DUF3251 domain-containing protein, with protein sequence MTRRYLKVFALGGLFALTACAPQSEVRQLHQSVSTLNKEMTQLNQETVKITQQNTLNKKSASGVYLLPGANTPARLNSQIGMLRMSLANIAPNADGTRLTLRIQGESNEPLPAFSGTVEWGQLQGTTQDYREVNVQNQLINAPASTLAPSDVDIPLQLNGITPEQLGFVRIHDIQPAQQP encoded by the coding sequence ATGACAAGACGTTATTTAAAAGTTTTTGCCCTGGGAGGTCTGTTTGCTTTGACCGCCTGCGCACCGCAAAGTGAAGTTCGCCAGCTGCATCAGAGCGTCAGTACGCTCAATAAAGAGATGACGCAGCTTAATCAGGAAACGGTAAAAATCACTCAGCAAAATACGCTCAATAAAAAATCGGCCAGCGGCGTTTATCTGCTGCCGGGAGCGAATACGCCAGCCCGCCTGAACAGTCAGATCGGCATGCTGCGCATGTCGCTGGCCAACATCGCTCCGAACGCGGACGGTACGCGCCTGACGCTACGCATTCAGGGGGAGTCTAACGAACCTTTACCGGCCTTCAGCGGCACGGTGGAATGGGGACAGCTTCAGGGCACTACGCAGGATTACCGGGAAGTTAACGTCCAGAACCAGCTGATCAATGCTCCGGCCAGCACGCTGGCTCCGAGCGATGTTGATATTCCGCTCCAGCTTAACGGCATTACGCCTGAGCAATTAGGTTTCGTTCGAATCCATGATATTCAGCCCGCGCAACAACCCTGA
- a CDS encoding sugar ABC transporter substrate-binding protein, which yields MISKFVHTAVAACIISASLTGIVQAKETITFWGRGDQSSLEVIVNEYNKSQDRVNVRLNIIPNSSLMSKLSSSIAAGNPPDLVALDIVYFPELNRSEQLMDLTDHIGNKDYIGQFSDTLKAIGSYEGHIYGVPFAAESSFLYYNKKLFRQAGLDPERPPETLQELREDAEKITKLGDGYYGFALPGGCSGCLAFTFVPYLWANGGDLVSADGKTPVVNSENNKKTLTFFHNMYKDGLISPLSRADSALNDSFASGKIGMVGSGAFTFKVFKDNYPDIDYGVAYFPGEKKGDWASFSGGDAFAIPVGSKHEKEAIDFINWTLSKETQIDVLAKNGYIPTRQDASENPYSQKDAKYLLASKALAKGHVPYLVPYNETINAPNSPLLTLIQKSVFEGDVDNALKTADQKIKQILKRSEQ from the coding sequence ATGATTTCTAAATTTGTCCATACCGCCGTTGCCGCATGTATTATTTCCGCTTCATTAACTGGCATCGTGCAGGCAAAAGAAACAATAACTTTTTGGGGGCGTGGCGATCAGTCATCTCTGGAGGTTATTGTTAATGAATACAATAAATCTCAGGATCGGGTGAATGTCCGCCTGAATATCATTCCTAACTCCTCATTAATGTCTAAACTGAGCTCGTCCATTGCCGCCGGAAATCCTCCCGATCTGGTAGCGCTTGATATTGTCTATTTCCCCGAGCTTAACCGCTCAGAACAACTGATGGATCTGACGGACCACATTGGCAACAAAGATTATATAGGCCAGTTTAGCGACACGCTGAAAGCTATCGGTAGCTATGAAGGCCATATTTACGGCGTGCCCTTTGCCGCCGAATCGTCTTTCCTCTATTACAATAAAAAGCTTTTCCGTCAGGCCGGACTCGATCCCGAAAGGCCGCCGGAAACGCTACAGGAATTACGCGAGGATGCCGAGAAGATCACCAAACTTGGCGACGGCTATTACGGTTTTGCGCTCCCCGGCGGATGTTCCGGCTGTCTGGCATTTACCTTTGTACCCTACCTTTGGGCCAACGGCGGCGATCTGGTTTCCGCTGACGGCAAAACCCCGGTCGTGAACTCGGAAAATAATAAAAAAACGCTCACCTTTTTCCACAACATGTACAAAGATGGGTTGATATCGCCGCTCTCCCGCGCCGATTCCGCCCTGAACGATTCGTTTGCCTCGGGGAAAATCGGCATGGTGGGTTCAGGGGCATTCACCTTTAAAGTCTTTAAAGACAACTACCCTGACATTGACTATGGCGTAGCCTACTTCCCGGGAGAGAAAAAAGGCGACTGGGCCTCTTTCTCCGGCGGCGACGCTTTTGCCATTCCTGTCGGCAGCAAGCATGAGAAAGAGGCCATTGATTTTATCAACTGGACCTTATCGAAAGAAACGCAGATCGACGTACTGGCGAAAAATGGCTATATTCCCACACGCCAGGACGCCAGCGAAAATCCGTACAGCCAAAAAGATGCCAAATATTTACTGGCCAGTAAAGCGCTGGCTAAAGGACATGTGCCTTATTTAGTCCCTTATAATGAAACCATTAATGCCCCTAACAGCCCGCTGCTGACGCTGATACAAAAATCCGTTTTTGAAGGCGATGTGGATAACGCGCTGAAAACGGCCGATCAGAAAATTAAGCAAATTTTAAAAAGATCAGAACAGTAA
- a CDS encoding nucleoside-specific channel-forming protein Tsx → MKHTILAAGAVLALSSGFTAQAAEAEKPQFLSDWWHQSVNVVGSYHTRFGPALRNDTYLEYEAFAKKDWFDFYGYVDAPRFFGGDGDSRGIWNHGSPLFTEIEPRFSIDKLTNSDLSVGPFKEWYFANNYIYDMGRNEAGRQSTWYMGLGTDVETGLPIGLNLNIYAKYQWQNYGASNENEWDGYRFKIKYFVPITDVWGGHLSYIGFTNFDWGSDLGDDQYRTSNSIASSHVLALNYDHWHYSVVARYFHNGGQWNDGDQPVWQAEPIKSNGFGWYLVAGYNF, encoded by the coding sequence ATGAAACATACAATTCTTGCAGCAGGCGCAGTGCTGGCGCTCTCTTCTGGCTTCACCGCTCAGGCAGCCGAAGCGGAAAAACCGCAGTTCCTCTCCGACTGGTGGCATCAGAGCGTTAACGTCGTCGGCAGCTATCACACCCGCTTTGGGCCTGCGTTGCGTAACGATACCTATCTGGAATATGAAGCGTTCGCTAAAAAAGACTGGTTTGACTTCTACGGCTATGTGGATGCGCCGCGTTTCTTCGGCGGTGACGGCGATTCACGCGGCATCTGGAACCACGGTTCGCCACTGTTTACCGAAATCGAACCGCGCTTTTCAATCGATAAGCTGACCAACTCCGACCTGAGCGTTGGTCCGTTCAAAGAGTGGTATTTCGCCAACAACTATATCTACGATATGGGTCGTAACGAAGCGGGTCGCCAGAGCACCTGGTATATGGGTCTGGGCACCGACGTAGAAACCGGTCTGCCGATTGGCCTTAATCTGAACATTTATGCCAAGTATCAGTGGCAAAACTACGGTGCCTCTAACGAAAACGAGTGGGACGGCTACCGCTTCAAAATTAAATACTTTGTACCGATCACCGACGTCTGGGGCGGCCACCTGAGCTATATCGGCTTCACCAACTTTGACTGGGGTTCAGATCTCGGCGACGATCAATATCGTACCAGCAACTCCATCGCCTCCAGTCACGTTCTGGCGCTGAACTACGATCACTGGCACTACTCTGTGGTCGCGCGTTACTTCCATAACGGTGGTCAGTGGAACGATGGCGATCAGCCGGTATGGCAGGCAGAGCCGATCAAATCTAACGGCTTCGGCTGGTATTTAGTTGCAGGGTATAACTTCTAA
- the nrdR gene encoding transcriptional regulator NrdR, with product MHCPFCLAVDTKVIDSRLVGEGSSVRRRRQCLVCNERFTTFEVAELVMPRVVKSNDVREPFNEDKLRNGILRALEKRPVSADDVEMALNHIKSQLRATGEREVASKMIGNLVMEQLKKLDKVAYIRFASVYRSFEDIKEFGEEIARLQD from the coding sequence ATGCACTGCCCATTTTGTTTAGCCGTAGATACCAAAGTTATTGATTCTCGTCTGGTGGGTGAGGGATCTTCCGTGCGCCGTCGGCGACAGTGCCTGGTATGTAATGAACGTTTTACCACCTTCGAAGTGGCGGAACTGGTGATGCCGCGCGTGGTGAAAAGCAACGACGTGCGTGAACCGTTCAATGAAGATAAGCTGCGCAACGGCATTCTTCGGGCGCTGGAGAAACGTCCGGTCAGCGCTGACGATGTTGAAATGGCGCTTAATCATATTAAATCGCAGCTTCGGGCAACCGGTGAACGCGAAGTTGCCAGTAAGATGATTGGCAACCTGGTGATGGAACAACTTAAAAAACTCGATAAAGTCGCCTACATTCGTTTTGCGTCGGTTTACCGTAGTTTTGAAGATATCAAAGAGTTTGGCGAAGAGATCGCCCGCTTACAGGATTAA
- a CDS encoding LacI family DNA-binding transcriptional regulator, which produces MMKKADNKNRITIKDIASAANVSISTVSKVMNGTGSISQHTKAKITRVINDMDYRPSELARSLHQKKTYTIGLLSSDGYGRFSLPILKGIESALAEAQISVFLCNASGSPQEFKRHIDSLLAKHVDGIIVTAAKTDKREPLYLKNNTPVVYAYTDVDDDNAMCVLPDDFGAGELACQHLIEQGCKNIVHITGPEHFMAVQQRAAGCQKMLMAQGLPGFPLCYGSWTSQHGYSAIRDLLAQGIEIDGVITGNDLIGHGVLQALYEYPKSVPGDVSVVSFDNWQVITELCRPTLSSIDFQLKELGRIAGECLIEKIDGQDRRGKIMVPCYLQPGESSCKYSQA; this is translated from the coding sequence ATGATGAAAAAAGCAGATAACAAAAACCGCATCACAATAAAAGATATTGCCAGCGCGGCTAACGTCAGTATTAGTACCGTATCTAAAGTGATGAATGGCACCGGGTCGATTAGTCAGCATACCAAAGCTAAAATTACGCGAGTCATTAATGATATGGATTATCGCCCCAGCGAACTGGCCCGCTCGCTGCATCAAAAGAAAACGTATACCATCGGCTTATTATCCAGCGATGGCTACGGGCGATTTAGTTTGCCTATTTTGAAAGGAATTGAGAGCGCGCTGGCGGAGGCGCAAATCTCTGTTTTTCTGTGTAATGCCAGCGGTTCGCCGCAGGAATTTAAACGGCATATCGACTCCTTATTAGCAAAACATGTAGATGGCATTATTGTTACCGCCGCCAAAACGGATAAACGCGAACCGCTGTATTTAAAAAATAATACGCCCGTAGTCTATGCCTATACCGATGTTGATGACGACAATGCCATGTGCGTGTTGCCTGACGACTTCGGCGCAGGTGAACTGGCCTGTCAGCATCTGATCGAGCAGGGTTGCAAAAACATTGTACACATTACCGGACCCGAGCATTTTATGGCCGTACAGCAGCGCGCAGCGGGCTGCCAGAAGATGCTGATGGCACAGGGCCTGCCTGGTTTCCCTCTCTGCTACGGAAGCTGGACCTCGCAACATGGCTACAGCGCCATACGCGATCTTCTGGCTCAGGGCATTGAGATTGACGGCGTCATTACCGGCAATGATTTAATTGGTCATGGCGTACTGCAGGCATTATATGAATACCCTAAATCCGTCCCCGGCGATGTGTCGGTGGTGAGCTTTGATAACTGGCAGGTCATTACGGAACTGTGCCGCCCCACGCTCAGCAGTATTGATTTTCAGCTGAAAGAATTAGGCCGCATTGCCGGTGAGTGTTTAATAGAAAAAATCGATGGTCAGGATCGCAGAGGGAAAATTATGGTCCCCTGCTACTTACAACCCGGAGAATCAAGTTGTAAATATTCTCAAGCGTAA